A DNA window from Panthera tigris isolate Pti1 chromosome X, P.tigris_Pti1_mat1.1, whole genome shotgun sequence contains the following coding sequences:
- the LOC122235273 gene encoding endogenous retrovirus group FC1 Env polyprotein: protein MRHICGGFENLYCTAWSCVTSNDGEWKWEVKPQCIEMSYVQPCTHTRYDENCNLIRVRFTEEGKKDRQWVLGLTWGLYLYQYPLFGTAIQIKLKVSPHVQPVGPNQVLKKLRKKRDESIPEGIDSLWKLLTAAYEALNRSDPEATRACWLCYDIKPPFYEAILLAAPFSQSDEDSPAAYKWNRKGPSLTLQAVTGNGTCIGKVPSSHIQLCAQTSRPIGESKWMIPAPDSWWICSKTGLTPCVSRDVFNLSPEYCIMILIFPRVIYHRENVIYDLWTEGTEARESIRTKREPFTAITLATLFGLSAIGAGTGISSLAIQHRGFNSLRTAIDEDIARLEDSISHLEKSLTSLSEVVLQNRRGLDLVFLQQGGLCAALREECCFYADHTGVVRESMAKVREGLAKRKREREQQQGWFESWFNQSPWLATLLSALAGPLILLLLLTLGPYIINKLAAFIKDRVNTIQLMVLRTQYQPVITETFESDT, encoded by the coding sequence ATGAGGCACATATGTGGAGGGTTTGAAAACCTCTATTGCACAGCCTGGAGTTGTGTCACCTCCAATGATGGGGAATGGAAGTGGGAAGTAAAACCCCAATGTATTGAAATGTCCTATGTTCAACCATGTACCCACACCAGGTATGATGAAAACTGTAACCTTATTCGTGTGAGatttacagaggagggaaaaaaggacagGCAGTGGGTCTTAGGACTCACTTGGGGACTCTATTTATATCAATATCCCCTCTTTGGGActgccattcaaataaaattaaaagtctcccCTCATGTACAACCGGTAGGGCCAAAtcaggtattaaaaaaattaagaaaaaaaagagacgagTCTATCCCAGAAGGTATAGACTCCCTATGGAAATTGCTAACAGCAGCGTATGAGGCCTTAAACCGATCGGACCCTGAGGCAACAAGGGCCTGCTGGCTATGTTATGATATAAAACCCCCCTTCTATGAAGCCATATTACTAGCTGCCCCTTTTTCACAGTCAGACGAAGATTCACCAGCAGCTTACAAGTGGAATCGAAAGGGCCCCAGCCTCACACTGCAAGCGGTCACTGGCAATGGGACTTGTATAGGAAAGGTCCCCTCTAgccatatccagctctgtgcccagaCTAGTCGCCCTATAGGTGAATCTAAATGGATGATTCCAGCTCCTGACAGCTGGTGGATTTGTTCTAAGACAGGGCTCACCCCATGTGTTAGCagggatgtttttaatttgtcaccCGAATATTGTATCATGATATTAATATTTCCAAGGGTTATTTACCACcgagaaaatgttatatatgatCTGTGGACAGAAGGGACGGAAGCGAGAGAGTCAATAAGAACAAAACGGGAACCCTTTACGGCCATAACCTTGGCCACCTTATTTGGCCTCAGTGCCATAGGGGCAGGAACAGGGATCTCATCACTAGCCATTCAGCACCGAGGGTTCAATAGCCTAAGGACAGCCATTGATGAGGATATAGCCAGACTTGAGGACTCAATCTCACACCTCGAAAAAtctctgacctccctttctgAAGTAGTCCTACAGAACCGAAGGGGGCTAGATCTAGTCTTCCTCCAACAGGGAGGTTTATGTGCAGCCTTAAgagaagaatgttgtttttatgcTGACCACACCGGAGTAGTCCGAGAGTCCATGGCTAAAGTTAGAGAAGGCCTGGCCAAACGGAAGCGTGAACGAGAACAACAACAAGGCTGGTTTGAGTCTTGGTTCAATCAGTCCCCATGGCTAGccaccctgctttctgctctagcgGGACCCCTtatactcctccttctcctcaccctcgggccttatattattaataaactagCTGCCTTTATTAAAGACCGAGTTAACACGATCCAACTGATGGTCCTTAGGACCCAATACCAACCCGTCATTACCGAAACATTTGAGTCAGACACATAA